A genomic stretch from Mycosarcoma maydis chromosome 3, whole genome shotgun sequence includes:
- a CDS encoding putative Peptidyl-prolyl cis-trans isomerase, which yields MSIPGKDSGAVVLETSMGRIVLELYWKHAPRTCANFYQLAKQGFYDGIIFHRVISDFMIQGGDPTGTGSGGTSIYGGLFEDELHPELRFVGAGILASANAGPNTNRSQFFITLAPTPFLDGKHTIFGRVSDGLSAVREIGAAETQDDRPREEIKIVKAMVI from the exons ATGTCAATACCCGGCAAGGATAGTGGTGCGGTCGTGCTCGAAACTTCGATGGGCCGCATCGTGCTAGAGCTGTATTGGAAGCATGCGCCGCGCACATGCGCAAACTTCTACCAGCTTGCTAAGCAGGGATTCTACGACGGAATCATCTTTCACCGCGTCATCAGCGATTTCATGATCCAGGGAGGCGACCCAACAGGGACAGGTTCAGGAGGCACCTCGATCTACGGTGGTCTCTtcgaggatgagctgcATCCCGAGCTTCGCTTCGTCGGAGCTGGTATCCTTGCTTCGGCTAACGCTGGGCCTAACACGAACCGTAGTCAATTCTTCATCACTCTGGCGCCAACGCCATTCCTAGACGGAAAGCACACCATCTTTGGTCGTGTCTCTGACGGCCTGTCTGCAGTTCGTGAGATTGGCGCTGCCGAGACTCAGGATGATAG GCCTCGCGAAGAGATCAAAATTGTCAAAGCAATGGTAATCTAA